GCATTATGCTTCATATTTGCTGAGGCCACTTTTGTATGCCCATTAGCTTAACCATTGTCCTTATTCCAGAAATATAAGTTAAATATTGACCACAATTCAGTGCTGACTGGAGCTCCTTTGGaaagatatatattttttaaaaaaaaaaagttgatatTGTAAAACTTATAGGTTGTAGCATTATGCTTCATATTTGCTGAGGACACTTTTGTATGCCCATTAGCTTAACCATTGTCCTTATTCCAGAAATATAAGTTAAATATTGACCACAATTCAGTGCATGGCGGAGCGCTTCACCATTTCAATTCTACAATGGTCTTATTCTGAGCAACTTCTAACAAGAGCTCATATGTGGCCTTGAATGCTCACATTTCAAATGTTATTGAATAAACACCAGCAAGTAAGGCCATTCATCTGGCAAAAACAATCTGCTGGTGAAGACGTAACTAGGCTACAGCGGGGTTTAACTCAACAGCTCAACAGCTCAACAGACAAATGGAATACTCAACTTGAATATTCAAGTAAATGGCAATGTAAGAAGAACAGATTAATATTGTCTGTGCCCAAAAAACACACACAATTTTAGGCATTTATTATGCATAAACAAACGGGTCTAGGAAAAAAGTAAAAACTTTACTGCATAATCGAACTGGGTTTTTTTTCCAGAAGCATATCAGTTCTCCAAGTTCATCAAGTATTTTTGGAAATATAATGGCAAATTGGCAATTACTCAAAATCAAGATTAAAAACAGCTCGATAAGCCAAAAGAGAATCATTCCTATTTCCAGACTAACGAAATTGTAAAACCTAATTTGCATATCACTGGATAAGCTAAAGCCGTACCCGAATACGAGCAGTGGCGTCTTGACCAGACTGGAGAAGCAttgcaatgtccctcctcattTGCCTCACCACCACCTCTCTTTTGTTCCTCAGCAACTTTATCCTCGCCACTGCCATCTTCGCCGCCGTTTTGCTAACCCCACaccccaaaagaaaaaaaaaaaacacagtaAACATTAgcgcaagaaaaagaaaacgaaCTTTGTGGGCAACCAAACGGAGCGGCGTCAACAGGCTAggtaataaagaaagaaagaaagaaatgtaCCATCTTGAGGAGCTAAGGCGTGGGCTAAAAATGGAAAGAGTGAGCTTCATGAGCTTCTTCGTGTGAGAAGTGGCCACACTCGCGACGGTCATGGCTGTCCtgtgaagagagagagagggagaaaaTGGGGGTTTTTTAGGTGTAGTGGTAACGGTCTGATTGACTCCTGGAAGAAGAAAATAGAgtgtataataaattttatttataatgtctTATTATTTTCTTGATCCGACGGTTTAGACTCAGACAGGCGCCGACCTTGCTGATTGACAGGAGTGATTGGGTACAGAGAAAAAATAGCCGTTATGCTACTTAGTACGTGGTATATACCTTTGGCGGGTCCCATTTCGTGAATCGCGATCAAATCCCGACGCTTCGATGTTGTCAGATTTGCTTTCAGAAGAATCCAATACCAATCCAACGACCATGGACTCCCCAGTTTCTGAATTAAGCCTACATTAACATTTTGGTCTCAATTTCGTTACTCAtgtatcataattttttttattattttaaaattattgtttatttttttcatattataaatatataaattaattattataattttattttatttttctcaatgaatatttaaaatattttttaaatgattacaattcaaaaattaataaaaaaatatttttttaacatgaaaaaataaaatagataaaaatgatCAAATtgagtaaataataattatttatataagctaaattttatttgattaattaaaaaaataaagcaatCCGTTATTTTTGGATTCTATGTGAGTATCAGgtttttatgaataaaaattgtCTATACAAATTGATTTTTATCATAACCTTGTAATGTACAATGAGAttcatcaacatgattgtacaAAGGTTATCAACATGATGAAGATCCTCGTAAAAATTGAGGATTCCTCAGTGATACAAATGCTTGTCAGAATCACTCTAATTGGTGAGAAAGTATGTTCAGCAGGGAGACTCTAGTATGGATTAAATGCCTAAACAAGCATTCCAACTCATTTTCAATTTCTTCAATGCTGATTTCTAAAATTTCCAGCATTTTCTGTGCAGCTTCTATCTTCTCGGACTCTAAATCTCTACTTGCTTTATTCCCCAACAGGGTGGCAAGTACAAGATCCACATTCTCCAACTCATTCATGTTCTCATGTTGGCCTTCACATGCAACTGCGCCCTTGTGCACCAGTTTTGAAAGCAAAGACCATTTGCTGCGCTTTGGTTTCAGGACTGGTACGCACAGGAACAACAAGAGCGAACTAAAGATGGAAATGGTCATCCAACTTGCCTCTCTAAGAGCTTTCAATATTGCAGACGGATAATGGTCATTTGCATTTAACAGAGAAGAAGAATCCTTCTGCTTTAGTGATGCAAGAGACTTCTCTGCTTCCCTTTTTATCTTCTTTCTGCAGAAAATGTAATCATTGACATTTCCTTCAATGCTCGACTCTCCTCCACCTTTGCTTCTACGAAGAGCTGATTGAAGTTCTCGAACACTTTCTTTCATCAACAAAACACCATCCCTTGTGTTGCTGCATAAATCTAAGTATCTAATCAGATAATCTAACATATCTGCTATCCATTTCTCCTCTTGATTTTGTGCCAGGGCCTGTTGGGTCAGTGGTAAATTAAGCAGATCCTCAATGCATCTGTAGATCTCCCCAAGGCCAGACAGACGAGCGCAGATTCTTTCTGCATTCAGTGATGATGCCTCGCAAGAACTAAGCTTGTTCAGCTGTTCTTCAATTCTGCTTATATTAGGATGTGATCTAGCTGGAAAGCTAATAGAACGAACATTGTAAGAACGAGTAGGCTTCGGGGAGAAGGCAGGCATAGATACTCTCATTAGCATCGAATGGTTAATTACTGGGTTCTCTGAAGCAGCTTGAATGGCTATAAGCTCAACTATCAGATATTTATACTGCTGCAAATTATTGAAGATGGGGGACTAGGAGAGCCCTGCAGGCCCTCGCACCAATGTGGAAGGCATGTGAAGGTTTCCTGCATGGACTGTGGAATGGTTTGGTTGTCGTGTCTTGCACCAAAAGAGAAAAAGACAAATTTCGCTTATTTAAGTACATTCTCTCAAGGTTTGTTATCTCAATTCAATGAATCTCACTGTTCTGTtttttgctttctctttctttctctcctCTTTTGATGCACCGCCTTTTCCCACCGCTAAAATCTAGCCTTATCTTTGGTTGAGTTCCTGGAAATTGATATCATTGAAAAATTGCATCTTTCCAAATTCTCTGGATGTGGAGAACCTTGAAAATCTGGAAATATTTTGAGATCTGGGAAGATTGGGAacctttaattatatattttttgtcaaGTTCAAAATTTAGATGGATATGGTGGTTAGGCTTTAGCAAAATTTGAAGATAATAGCATTAGTTTATTGGTGGACGAGTCTCACTGTGTCCCCTTCATCTGAAGGGCTGCTGCCTACCTGAAACAAGTTAGGTACTTGATTTGTTATCATTATGTACAGATCATATGTACTTGATCCATGAATCCTACGACT
The Manihot esculenta cultivar AM560-2 chromosome 1, M.esculenta_v8, whole genome shotgun sequence genome window above contains:
- the LOC110629585 gene encoding uncharacterized protein LOC110629585, which gives rise to MLMRVSMPAFSPKPTRSYNVRSISFPARSHPNISRIEEQLNKLSSCEASSLNAERICARLSGLGEIYRCIEDLLNLPLTQQALAQNQEEKWIADMLDYLIRYLDLCSNTRDGVLLMKESVRELQSALRRSKGGGESSIEGNVNDYIFCRKKIKREAEKSLASLKQKDSSSLLNANDHYPSAILKALREASWMTISIFSSLLLFLCVPVLKPKRSKWSLLSKLVHKGAVACEGQHENMNELENVDLVLATLLGNKASRDLESEKIEAAQKMLEILEISIEEIENELECLFRHLIHTRVSLLNILSHQLE